In Halobaculum halobium, a genomic segment contains:
- a CDS encoding acetate--CoA ligase family protein — translation MSGDREPAASLAGDGGEALTGLFAPGRVAVVGATDREGSVGRAVTENLLAEFDGEVVPVNPSRDEVLGLSCVGAVADADADMAVVAVPPGAVIDVVRECGESGVRNVVVLTAGFGETGAEGADREQELRSVATEYGINLVGPNSLGVMSSPRGLNATFGPDAPPAGGVSFMSQSGAFVTAVVDWAKDEGIGFKDIVSLGNKAVLDETDFVRAWGDDPDTDVVVGYLESIDDGRAFVDAAREATDDTPVTVVKSGRTDAGAQAASSHTGAIAGSDRAYEAGLDAAGVLRAESVQELFDSARALAGGNVPDSDGVAVVTNAGGPGVMATDAVGDAERLRLASFGDKTIDRLGEALPDEANVYNPVDVIGDASVDRFREALDIALQDPDVGSVVVITAPTATLDFGELGEMIADAADEHGVPMAACLMGGQRLADAGDVLRERGVPSYFDPARAVGGLESLAEYREVRGRSYPEPEPIDADRERVREILSSVTERSDNRLGVEAMEIFDAYGIPTPEGAVVDDPAEAARIAEGIGEEVVMKIVSPDILHKSDIGGVKVGVPVEEVADAYEDLVSRARNYQPDATILGVQVQEMIDLDGAVETIVGSHTDPQFGPLVMFGLGGVFVEIMEDTTFRLAPVGRDEAAEMTEEIDAAPLLRGARGREAVDVDSIVDAVRRVSQLVADFPSIVELDVNPLVATPDGVRAVDLRLTVDPEELESQS, via the coding sequence ATGAGCGGTGATCGAGAGCCGGCCGCGTCCCTCGCCGGCGACGGTGGTGAGGCGTTGACGGGGCTGTTCGCCCCGGGTCGCGTCGCCGTCGTCGGCGCCACTGACCGCGAGGGGTCGGTCGGCCGGGCGGTGACAGAGAACCTCTTGGCTGAGTTCGATGGTGAGGTCGTGCCGGTGAACCCGAGCCGCGACGAAGTACTGGGGCTGTCGTGCGTCGGAGCAGTCGCGGACGCCGACGCGGACATGGCGGTCGTCGCAGTCCCGCCGGGAGCCGTCATCGACGTCGTCCGCGAGTGCGGCGAATCGGGCGTCCGGAACGTCGTCGTGCTCACTGCGGGCTTCGGCGAAACGGGAGCCGAAGGCGCCGACCGCGAGCAGGAGCTCCGGTCGGTCGCCACCGAGTACGGGATCAACCTCGTCGGGCCGAACAGCCTCGGCGTGATGTCGAGCCCACGTGGGCTCAACGCCACGTTCGGGCCCGACGCCCCGCCCGCGGGCGGCGTTTCGTTCATGAGTCAGTCGGGGGCGTTCGTCACGGCGGTCGTCGACTGGGCGAAAGACGAGGGCATCGGGTTCAAAGACATCGTCTCGCTCGGTAATAAGGCAGTCCTCGACGAGACTGACTTCGTTCGCGCGTGGGGGGACGACCCCGACACGGACGTCGTCGTCGGCTACTTGGAGAGCATCGACGACGGTCGCGCGTTCGTCGACGCCGCCCGCGAGGCGACCGACGACACGCCCGTCACGGTCGTCAAGTCGGGCCGCACCGACGCCGGCGCACAAGCCGCCTCCAGCCACACCGGCGCCATCGCCGGCTCCGACCGTGCGTACGAGGCGGGGCTCGATGCCGCGGGTGTGCTTCGTGCGGAGTCGGTCCAGGAACTGTTCGATTCCGCCCGCGCACTCGCCGGCGGCAACGTTCCCGACTCCGACGGCGTCGCCGTCGTGACGAACGCCGGCGGGCCGGGCGTGATGGCGACCGACGCCGTCGGCGACGCCGAGCGGCTCCGGCTCGCGAGCTTCGGCGACAAGACGATCGACCGCCTCGGTGAGGCGCTGCCCGACGAGGCGAACGTGTACAATCCCGTCGACGTGATCGGTGACGCGAGCGTCGACCGCTTCCGAGAGGCGCTCGACATCGCGCTGCAGGACCCGGACGTCGGCTCCGTCGTCGTGATCACCGCGCCGACCGCGACGCTGGACTTCGGCGAACTGGGCGAGATGATCGCCGACGCCGCCGACGAGCACGGCGTCCCGATGGCCGCCTGCCTGATGGGGGGACAGCGACTCGCCGACGCCGGCGACGTGCTGCGCGAGCGCGGCGTTCCGTCGTACTTCGACCCGGCGCGCGCGGTCGGCGGCCTCGAGTCGCTCGCGGAGTACCGCGAGGTCCGGGGTCGCTCCTACCCCGAACCCGAGCCGATCGACGCCGATCGCGAGCGGGTCCGCGAGATCCTCTCGTCGGTGACCGAGCGGTCGGACAACCGCCTCGGCGTCGAGGCGATGGAGATCTTCGACGCCTACGGCATCCCGACCCCCGAGGGCGCCGTCGTCGACGACCCCGCAGAGGCTGCGCGGATCGCCGAGGGGATCGGCGAGGAGGTGGTTATGAAGATCGTCTCGCCGGACATCCTCCACAAGTCCGACATCGGCGGCGTCAAGGTCGGCGTCCCGGTCGAGGAGGTCGCCGACGCCTACGAGGACCTGGTGTCGCGGGCACGAAACTACCAGCCCGACGCGACGATCCTGGGCGTGCAGGTGCAGGAGATGATCGACCTGGACGGCGCCGTCGAGACGATCGTCGGCAGCCACACCGACCCGCAGTTCGGCCCGTTGGTCATGTTCGGGCTCGGCGGCGTGTTCGTCGAGATCATGGAGGACACGACCTTCCGGCTCGCGCCCGTCGGGCGCGACGAGGCCGCAGAGATGACCGAGGAGATCGATGCCGCGCCCCTGTTGCGGGGCGCCCGCGGTCGAGAAGCGGTCGACGTCGATTCGATCGTCGACGCCGTCAGGCGCGTCTCGCAGCTGGTCGCCGACTTCCCGAGCATCGTGGAACTGGACGTGAACCCACTGGTCGCGACGCCCGACGGGGTCCGGGCCGTCGACCTGCGACTCACTGTCGACCCCGAGGAGCTGGAGTCCCAGTCATGA
- a CDS encoding phosphotransacetylase family protein yields MNPLLVTSTAESTGKTAVTLALARISADRGREVGYMKPKGTRLQSVVGKTLDEDPMLARELLGTDAEMHEMEPIVYSPTFIEGAIRGRENADELRERIAEAYDDLAEDADAMFVEGGGNVRTGGVVDLTDPEVAEVLDADVLLVSDYEEPGDVDDLLAAVNDVGDRLAGVLFNRVDDAVYDDVDQDVIPFLRNRGVDTIGALPRSPELAGVTVSALADELGAEVLVEGDSDALVQRFTVGAMGAEEALRHFRRARDAAVITGGDRSDIATAAVEANSVRCLVLTGGHRPSGSVLGKAKEAGLPVLSVAGDTLTTVDRAEDVVRSGRTRDGRTVEVMRELLETHADVDAVLGTDD; encoded by the coding sequence ATGAACCCGTTACTCGTCACATCGACCGCTGAGAGCACCGGCAAGACGGCAGTCACCCTCGCGCTTGCGCGAATCTCCGCCGACCGCGGACGCGAGGTCGGCTACATGAAACCGAAGGGAACGCGCCTCCAGAGCGTCGTCGGCAAGACGCTCGACGAGGACCCCATGCTCGCGCGCGAACTGCTCGGCACCGACGCCGAGATGCACGAGATGGAGCCGATCGTCTACTCGCCCACGTTCATCGAAGGGGCCATCCGCGGCCGCGAGAACGCCGACGAACTCCGCGAGCGCATCGCGGAAGCGTACGACGACCTCGCCGAGGACGCCGACGCAATGTTCGTCGAGGGCGGCGGCAACGTCCGCACCGGCGGCGTCGTCGACCTCACCGACCCCGAGGTGGCCGAGGTCCTCGACGCCGACGTGCTGCTGGTCAGCGACTACGAGGAGCCCGGCGACGTGGATGACTTACTGGCGGCCGTCAACGACGTGGGCGACCGCCTCGCAGGCGTCCTGTTCAACCGCGTCGACGACGCCGTGTACGACGACGTCGACCAGGACGTGATCCCGTTTCTCAGGAACCGCGGTGTCGACACGATCGGCGCGCTTCCGCGGAGCCCGGAACTCGCCGGCGTGACGGTGTCCGCGCTCGCGGACGAACTCGGCGCGGAAGTGCTCGTCGAGGGCGACTCCGATGCGCTCGTCCAGCGGTTCACCGTCGGCGCGATGGGCGCCGAAGAGGCGCTGCGTCACTTCCGGCGCGCCCGCGACGCCGCGGTTATCACCGGCGGCGACCGGAGCGACATCGCCACGGCCGCCGTCGAGGCCAACAGCGTCCGGTGTCTCGTCCTCACCGGCGGGCATCGGCCCTCTGGATCCGTGCTCGGGAAGGCGAAGGAGGCCGGTTTGCCGGTCTTGTCAGTGGCTGGTGATACACTCACCACCGTCGACCGCGCGGAAGACGTGGTTCGGAGCGGTCGGACCCGCGACGGGCGGACGGTCGAAGTGATGCGCGAATTGCTGGAGACGCATGCGGATGTCGATGCGGTCCTCGGGACGGACGACTGA
- a CDS encoding HalOD1 output domain-containing protein, producing the protein MEYEAGTVVRTTEEQSVSETVIFAVADARGVAPTELEPPLYDAVDADALERLCESAEAGAHPTAIEVEFTWAGCEVFVGSNGRVVVTRTGAGSITERGEPQLVVE; encoded by the coding sequence ATGGAATACGAGGCAGGCACTGTCGTCCGTACGACCGAGGAACAGTCCGTCAGTGAAACCGTCATCTTCGCCGTGGCCGACGCCCGAGGCGTCGCCCCGACAGAACTTGAGCCGCCGCTGTACGACGCTGTCGACGCAGACGCGCTCGAACGGCTCTGTGAGAGCGCCGAGGCGGGGGCGCACCCGACGGCCATCGAGGTGGAGTTCACCTGGGCGGGCTGTGAGGTCTTCGTCGGGAGCAACGGACGGGTGGTGGTCACGCGGACCGGCGCAGGGTCGATTACCGAGCGCGGCGAGCCGCAACTGGTCGTCGAGTAG